The following are encoded together in the Candidatus Desulfofervidus auxilii genome:
- a CDS encoding chemotaxis protein CheX — protein sequence MDKQLIDAFTKATQEVFAMMAGIEVGENKIVKDKQQKIYGDVSGVIGFTDKFSENINGSIVLALPLSLAKKAVANMLAIDESELEEEDIQDGIGELVNMIAGDAKSKCNNAFKISLPTVITGLHHSIGKIKEEIVIIKFKNNEETFYLQISLEEK from the coding sequence ATGGATAAACAGTTAATTGATGCTTTTACAAAGGCAACTCAAGAAGTTTTTGCAATGATGGCTGGAATAGAGGTTGGAGAAAATAAAATTGTAAAGGATAAACAACAAAAAATATATGGTGATGTTTCAGGTGTGATTGGATTTACAGATAAATTTTCTGAAAATATAAATGGTTCTATAGTCTTAGCTCTACCTCTTAGTCTAGCAAAAAAAGCAGTGGCCAATATGTTAGCAATAGATGAATCAGAGCTTGAAGAAGAAGATATCCAGGATGGCATAGGAGAACTTGTTAATATGATTGCGGGTGATGCTAAAAGTAAATGTAACAATGCTTTTAAAATTTCTTTACCAACAGTAATTACAGGATTGCATCATAGTATAGGTAAAATAAAAGAAGAAATAGTGATTATTAAATTTAAAAATAATGAAGAGACATTTTATCTCCAAATTTCTTTAGAAGAAAAATAA
- a CDS encoding response regulator yields MMNILIVDDSATMRKIILRTIRQSGYAVDDVLEAGNGKEALEVVKNNKVDLILTDINMPEMDGLELIETLRASPETQNMPILVISTEGAEDIVEKAKTLGVKGFVRKPFTPEKIGEALKQAAG; encoded by the coding sequence ATTATGAATATTCTTATTGTGGATGATTCAGCTACTATGAGAAAAATTATTTTACGTACTATAAGACAATCAGGTTATGCTGTAGATGATGTGCTTGAAGCAGGAAATGGAAAGGAGGCTTTAGAAGTTGTTAAAAATAATAAAGTTGATTTAATACTTACAGATATTAATATGCCTGAAATGGATGGTCTTGAGCTAATTGAGACATTAAGAGCTTCACCCGAAACGCAAAACATGCCTATTCTTGTTATCAGTACTGAAGGAGCTGAAGATATTGTTGAAAAAGCAAAAACTTTAGGAGTTAAAGGATTTGTAAGAAAACCTTTTACTCCTGAAAAGATTGGAGAGGCGTTAAAACAGGCAGCAGGATAA
- a CDS encoding HD domain-containing protein, producing MKPNECLDEHIHHEKISPLAEVKKGVFSTLSFLTQIPVNDPASLENFFKILVKETLRLVKAQKVILSFPRGPISTLSDFFKKNNEVGFSVSIPLVTQENGFTIGFLTVNKERGKSVTQRELELLKTLAHIAAIKTQNAVFQQVICQGVIETLRVLVNVVEARDVYTRFHSQRVARYALGIAEYMNLPQEDKDVLKIAALLHDIGKLVIPDSILLKPDKLTPEEFEVVKYHPVVGDEILAPLRFFQKERQVVRYHHERWDGSGYPEGLFGESIPLLARIAAVADSFDAMTSERLYRKSMSFEAAFKEIKELANIKYDPAVVNAFEIFLNKRYGIKT from the coding sequence ATGAAGCCAAATGAATGCCTGGATGAGCATATTCATCATGAAAAAATATCACCTCTAGCGGAAGTAAAAAAAGGAGTGTTTTCTACTCTTTCATTTCTTACTCAAATACCTGTAAATGATCCTGCTAGTCTTGAAAATTTTTTTAAAATTCTAGTTAAAGAAACTTTACGTCTTGTTAAAGCTCAAAAGGTTATATTAAGTTTTCCACGTGGGCCAATCTCTACTCTCTCTGATTTTTTTAAAAAAAATAATGAAGTTGGATTTTCGGTTTCGATTCCTTTAGTTACTCAAGAAAATGGTTTTACAATAGGTTTTCTTACTGTTAATAAGGAAAGAGGCAAAAGTGTTACTCAGCGAGAATTAGAGCTTTTAAAAACATTAGCTCATATAGCGGCTATAAAGACTCAAAATGCTGTTTTTCAACAAGTTATTTGCCAAGGTGTTATAGAAACATTAAGGGTATTAGTAAATGTAGTTGAAGCAAGAGATGTCTATACCCGTTTTCATTCTCAACGAGTAGCTCGATATGCACTTGGTATTGCTGAATATATGAATTTACCACAAGAAGATAAAGATGTTTTAAAAATAGCTGCCTTATTACATGATATAGGGAAATTGGTTATTCCTGATAGTATTCTTTTAAAGCCAGATAAATTGACACCAGAAGAATTTGAGGTAGTAAAGTATCATCCTGTAGTAGGCGATGAAATTTTGGCACCACTCCGTTTTTTTCAAAAAGAAAGACAGGTTGTTCGCTATCATCATGAAAGATGGGATGGTTCAGGTTATCCTGAAGGACTTTTTGGGGAATCCATTCCTCTTTTAGCCCGTATTGCTGCTGTAGCAGATAGCTTTGATGCTATGACTTCAGAGCGTTTATATCGAAAATCGATGTCTTTTGAGGCAGCTTTTAAAGAAATTAAAGAATTAGCTAATATAAAATATGATCCTGCAGTAGTTAATGCCTTTGAAATTTTTTTAAATAAGCGGTATGGTATAAAGACTTAA
- a CDS encoding CBS domain-containing protein encodes MAIKLTLLAKEIFKSAKLVLKNLIGTDISISYKEGPKGLPEILSSVLWSDAFVTQIKIDNIADNDFWLIIEKKGAIFLSGKLLVLPQKTLEENLEKGELNESMLDAQREICNMLVGAMDDVFREKIDGSLHLSMGDTFLYNANAFLSKQEEYITYIAEVKIEDFEFNMTIIIAHDLTAKIEAYLQGETLSKEEEKIQPTEEQEAEETLPEKKSEVIQLTLPKEAKELTAETIAERDFPAIHAEATLAEALKKMNENKSDHLFVVDGLKLLGIITMTDVKAGLSPFLEEPFREYCRPLDEATQQFKVAWFMKTEVPSVSPDATILEVTQVLAENPISFLPVCYNGRIIGSIPLSKLLLILAKLAFGKETSEENEFTAQAAVA; translated from the coding sequence ATGGCAATAAAACTCACATTATTAGCAAAGGAAATATTTAAATCTGCTAAGCTTGTTCTGAAAAATCTAATAGGGACAGATATAAGTATTTCCTATAAAGAAGGTCCTAAAGGTTTACCTGAAATATTATCTTCAGTTTTGTGGTCCGATGCCTTTGTGACACAAATAAAAATAGATAATATTGCTGATAACGATTTTTGGTTAATAATTGAGAAAAAAGGGGCTATTTTTCTTAGTGGAAAATTGCTTGTTTTGCCTCAGAAAACATTGGAAGAAAATTTAGAAAAAGGAGAACTTAATGAATCAATGTTGGATGCTCAACGAGAAATCTGTAATATGCTTGTTGGAGCAATGGATGATGTGTTTAGAGAAAAAATAGATGGTTCACTTCATTTGAGTATGGGAGATACATTTCTTTATAATGCAAATGCCTTTTTATCTAAACAAGAAGAATATATAACTTATATTGCTGAAGTAAAAATAGAAGACTTTGAGTTTAATATGACCATTATTATTGCACATGATCTCACAGCTAAGATAGAAGCTTACTTGCAAGGTGAAACTTTATCTAAAGAAGAGGAAAAAATACAGCCAACAGAAGAGCAAGAGGCAGAAGAAACACTTCCTGAGAAAAAAAGTGAGGTGATTCAGCTTACTTTACCTAAAGAAGCTAAAGAATTAACAGCAGAAACGATTGCTGAAAGAGACTTTCCGGCTATTCATGCTGAGGCTACTTTAGCCGAAGCTTTAAAGAAAATGAATGAAAACAAATCTGACCATCTTTTTGTTGTAGATGGTTTAAAATTGTTGGGTATAATCACGATGACAGATGTAAAAGCAGGTTTAAGCCCATTTTTAGAAGAACCTTTTAGAGAATATTGTCGTCCTCTAGATGAAGCTACTCAACAGTTTAAGGTAGCTTGGTTTATGAAAACAGAAGTACCTAGTGTTTCACCTGATGCAACTATTTTAGAAGTAACACAAGTTTTAGCAGAAAATCCGATATCTTTCCTTCCTGTATGTTATAATGGAAGAATCATTGGTTCTATTCCTCTTTCTAAATTGCTTTTAATATTAGCCAAATTAGCATTCGGTAAAGAGACTTCTGAAGAAAATGAATTCACTGCCCAAGCAGCAGTAGCTTAA
- a CDS encoding PilZ domain-containing protein, which yields MQEERRDYVRIDDCLAFDYKILTPEEYEKEKEIFLKQPSAVEKVKFKYPFLPLSFTGERKKESELKIQTTEQMLFGLLVNLNEKIDTILHLLGHKEKEKTNLRLKPLSYVNISGAGMRFITEEKMKPGDFLKIDILLPLFPSFIITVLAEIKRVKEISTKEYETAVSFKHMHEEDREALIYYIFMRQRKLIRMCKEENVKDEQILIQTDNK from the coding sequence ATGCAAGAAGAAAGACGTGATTATGTCAGAATAGATGATTGTCTTGCCTTTGATTATAAAATTTTAACCCCAGAAGAATACGAAAAAGAAAAAGAAATTTTTTTAAAACAACCAAGTGCTGTAGAAAAAGTAAAATTTAAGTATCCATTTTTGCCCTTAAGTTTTACTGGAGAAAGGAAAAAAGAATCTGAATTAAAGATTCAAACTACAGAACAAATGCTTTTTGGATTATTAGTTAATTTAAATGAAAAAATTGATACAATCCTTCACCTACTTGGCCATAAAGAAAAGGAAAAAACTAATTTACGTCTTAAACCACTTTCATATGTTAATATAAGTGGAGCAGGTATGCGTTTTATAACTGAAGAAAAAATGAAGCCAGGAGATTTTTTAAAAATTGATATTTTGCTTCCTCTTTTTCCTTCTTTTATTATTACAGTATTGGCAGAGATAAAAAGAGTTAAAGAAATTTCAACAAAAGAATATGAAACAGCAGTTAGTTTTAAACATATGCATGAAGAAGATAGAGAGGCTTTAATCTATTATATTTTTATGCGTCAGCGAAAATTAATAAGAATGTGTAAAGAAGAAAATGTTAAAGACGAACAAATCTTAATTCAGACCGATAATAAGTAA